The following is a genomic window from Geminicoccus roseus DSM 18922.
CTGGACAAGAGCGTGTTCGACTTCTGCGAGGCGATGCTCTCCGGCAGCCTGGTCGCCGAGCCCAAGAGCGGCTTCAGCCGCTACGCCGTCCTGCGCTGCGCCATGAAGTTCCAGCAGCTCAGCGGCCCGGTCATGGCCAAGGGGCTGGAGGACACCGCCTTCTACCGCTTCAACCGCTTCGTGGCGCTGAACGAGGTGGGCGGGCATCCCGACCGGTTCGGCACCACGCTGGCGGCCTTCCACCGCGCCAACCAGGTCCGCGCCGAGAACTGGCCGCAAGCGATGCTGTCCAGCTCGACCCACGACACCAAGCGCGGCGAGGACACCCGGGCGCGTCTGGTGGCGCTCTCGGAACTGCCCGAGGAATGGCAGCGGCAGGTCCAGGCCTGGAGCCGGATCCTGCGCGCCCGGCGCGGCGACGTCGAGGGCCACGCGCCGCCGGATCGCAACGACGAGTACCTGTTCTACCAGCTCTTGCTGGGGGCATGGCCGGTCGAGCTCCTGTCGGGCCCGATCGACCAGGACGCCATCGACACGCTGCGCGAGCGCCTGAAGGGGGCGATGACCAAGTCGGTGCGCGAGGCGAAGCTGCACTCCTCCTGGACGGCGCCGGATGCCGCCTATGAGGAGGCGCTGCTGGGCTTCGTGGACGATGCTCTGGACACCGAACGCTCCGGCGCGTTCCTCGACCAGTTCCGCCCGTTCGCGGAGAAGGTCGCGGCTTTGGGCGCGGTCAACACGCTGGTGCAGACCGTCCTGAAGCTGACCTCCCCGGGCGTCCCCGACCTCTACCAGGGCACCGACCTCTGGGACCTGAGCCTGGTCGACCCGGACAACCGCCGGCCGGTGGACTACGGGCAGCGCCGCACGTTCCTGGAGGAAATTGCCCCGGCGCTGGATCGGGACCGCGCCGGCACGATGCGGGCACTGTTCGCCGACTGGAAGGACGCGCGTTTCAAGCTGGCGACGGTCCAGACCCTGCTGGACGACCGGCGCCGGCGTCCTGGCCTCTACGCGGAAGGCTCCTATGAGGGGCTGGCGGCCAAGGGCGCGGATGCCGAGCGGGTCTGCGCCTTCGTCCGCCGCCACGAGCAGGAGCTGCTGGTGGTGGTCGCCGCCCGCTTCCCCGGGCGGGGGACTTCGGTCGACGCGACGCTTCCGGAGATCGCCGGGCAGGGCCGGGTCCGCGACCTGCTGACCGGCCGGGAACTGTCGCTGGACAGCCTCCGCTTGGACGAGGTCCTGGCGGACCTTCCGGTGGCGGTGCTGGTCAACATCGACTGATCGGGCAGGGGGGCGGCCAGCGCCGGCCCCCGGCTTCCCGCCTCAGTTCCCGGGAGGCGCCGTGGTGCCGCCCGTCTGCAGTTCGGGCGCGAACCGGACCGCGTGCTCCTCCGGGGCAAGTTCGCGCCCCTGCATGAGCCGGAGCAGGAGTTCCGCGGCCTTGCGGCCGATTCCTTCGCGCGGCTGGCGGATGGTGGTGAGCGGCGGCTCGCAGAACTCGGCGAACGGGATGCCGTCGAACCCCATCAGGGACAGGTCGCCCGGGATCGACACGCCGCCCCGGCGGACCTCCTTCATGAACCCGATCGCCATCTCGTCGCTGGCGGCGAACACGGCGCTCGGCCGCTCGCCCTGCGCCAGGAACGTCGCTGCCGCCTGGATGCCGGAGCTGATCCGGAAGTCGCCGGGATAGCGGGTCACCGCGTCGGCCGGGATCCCGCTGCGCGCCAGGGCGGCCAGGAACCCGCGGCAGCGGACCTGTTCGATGGGGTGCCAGTCGGGCCCACCGAGATAGCCGAAGCGGCGATGGCCGAGCGCCAGCAGATGCTCGGCGGCCATCGTCACCGCCGCCTCCTCGTCGATCGTCACCACCGGCACGTTCTCGAAATCTGGTGTCGTCACCCCCACCATCGGCACCCCGGAATCCGCCAGCGAATGGCGGGTGGTCTTGGGCATCCGGCCGACCATCAGGAGGACGCCGTCGACCTGGCCGGCGGAGACCAGGTTCACGATCCGCTCCTCGCGCTCTACGCTCTCGTAGAGATTGCCGAGCAGGACGCCGTAGCCTTTGGACGACAGCGCCCGGTCGACGCCCAGCAGGAGCTCGTTGAAGAACGGGGTGACCATCGCCTCGGCGGGTTCGTCGTCGCTGGCCGGGGAGGAGAGCACCACCAGCACGTTCATCGACCGCGCCGCCCGCAGCGAGCGCGCCGCCACATTGGGCGTGTAGCCGGTGGCCCTGACCGCTTCAAGGATCCTGGCGCGGGTCTCCGGAAGGACCCGGTCCGGCCGCGCCAGGGCGCGGCTCACCGTCGAGGCCGACACGCCGACCAGGGCCGCGACGTCCTCGATCTTGGTGACCCGCGGGCGGCCATTGCGCCGCCCCGCGGCCGCCTCCGCCTGGACGCCCGCCGGTCTGCCCGATGCCGACTTGTCCTCGATACTCATGAAATCGTCTTGAGCCGAAAAAAAAGACTTGTCAAATGCAGATGCAAACGATTGCATACTGCCATCATCAAGAAACAGGGGAGGACCGTCCATGCGCGCTTATCGTCTGGCTTGTCTGGCAACCACGCTGGTGGTTGCCGTGCCGACCATGGCCCTGGCCGAGATGCGGGCCGAGGTCCTGCACTGGTGGACGTCGGGTGGCGAAAGCGCCGCCGTGGGCGTGTTCGCCAAGCAGTTCGAGCAGGCAGGAGGCACCTGGGTCGACAGCGCCATCGCCGGTGGCCAGGCGGCGCGCACCGCCGGCATCAACCGGATCGTCGGCGGCAATCCGCCGACCGCGATGCAGTTCAACACCGGCAAGCAGTTCGACGAGCTGGTGGCCAACGGGCTGCTCGCCAGCCTGGAGGAAGCCGCCACCGCCCAGAACTGGCGCGAGGTGCTGCCGCCGGCCCTGGTGACCGCCACCACCCGGGACGACAAGTTCTACGCCGTACCGGTGAACATCCACGGCATCAACTGGCTGTGGTACAACAAGAAGCTGTTCGACGAGGCCGGCATCCAGGAGCCGGCCACCTGGCCGGAGGTCGTCGCCGCCGGGCAGAAGCTGGCGGAGGCGGGGCTGGTGGGCCTGGCCCAGGGCGGCCAGCCCTGGCAGGAGCGGACCCTGTTCAACGCCGTGCTGGTCGGCCATGGCGGCACCGAGCTGTTCTACCGGATCTACCGGGAGGGCGACCAGGAGGCGGTCGAAAGCGACGGCTTCCGGGCGACCGCCGACCTGTTCCGGGAGCTCCAGCGCCTGACCGACGAAGGCAGTCCCGGCCGGAACTGGAACGACGCCACCGCCATGGTGCTGACCGGCAAGGCCGGGATGCAGGTCATGGGCGACTGGGCCAAGGGCGAGTTCGCCGCCGCCGGCCAGAAGCCCGGCGAGGATTTCGGCTGCACGATCATCGGCGAGGGCGGCTACCTGATGGGCGGCGACATGTTCGTGTTCCCCGCCGCCGGTCAGGAGGAAGCCACCCCCGCCCAGGTGGCGCTCGCCGAGGTGATGTTCGCGCCCGAGACCCAGGTCGCCTTCAACCAGATCAAGGGGTCGGTGCCGTCCCGGCTCGATGTCGACGTGTCGGGCATGGATGCCTGTGCCCAGAAGGGAGCGGCCGCGCTGAAGGATCCGGCGCGGCAGGTGCCCACCACGGAGATGCTGATCAGCCCCGACCTGTCGGGCGCCCTCGATGACGTCATCACCCAGTTCTGGAACAATCCCTCGATGACCACGGACGAGTTCGTCCAGCGGTTCGTCGGCGCCATGCAGGCTGCCGGCTGACCGCTGATCCGGAGCCGGCCCATGGCTGTTTCTACCCTTGCCACCGCGAGCCAGCCCGCCCGCCAGCACCGGCGCCGGCGGGGCCTGGCCGCGACGATCGCCCTGATCCCCCTCGCGGTGGTCGTGGTCGTGGTCTATCTCGGCTGCATGCTGTGGACGGTGCGGCTGTCCTTCAGCAGTTCCAAGCTCCTGCCGGTGCTCGACTGGGTCGGGGTGCAGCAGTACGACCGCCTGTTCGCCAACGAGCGGTTCACGGTCTCCGCGATCAACATCGGCATCTTCGGCGTCCTGTTCATCGGCGGCTGCCTCGTCCTGGGCTTTCTCCTGGCCGTGTTCATCGACCAGCGGATCCGCGCCGA
Proteins encoded in this region:
- a CDS encoding ABC transporter substrate-binding protein; translation: MRAYRLACLATTLVVAVPTMALAEMRAEVLHWWTSGGESAAVGVFAKQFEQAGGTWVDSAIAGGQAARTAGINRIVGGNPPTAMQFNTGKQFDELVANGLLASLEEAATAQNWREVLPPALVTATTRDDKFYAVPVNIHGINWLWYNKKLFDEAGIQEPATWPEVVAAGQKLAEAGLVGLAQGGQPWQERTLFNAVLVGHGGTELFYRIYREGDQEAVESDGFRATADLFRELQRLTDEGSPGRNWNDATAMVLTGKAGMQVMGDWAKGEFAAAGQKPGEDFGCTIIGEGGYLMGGDMFVFPAAGQEEATPAQVALAEVMFAPETQVAFNQIKGSVPSRLDVDVSGMDACAQKGAAALKDPARQVPTTEMLISPDLSGALDDVITQFWNNPSMTTDEFVQRFVGAMQAAG
- a CDS encoding LacI family DNA-binding transcriptional regulator; translated protein: MSIEDKSASGRPAGVQAEAAAGRRNGRPRVTKIEDVAALVGVSASTVSRALARPDRVLPETRARILEAVRATGYTPNVAARSLRAARSMNVLVVLSSPASDDEPAEAMVTPFFNELLLGVDRALSSKGYGVLLGNLYESVEREERIVNLVSAGQVDGVLLMVGRMPKTTRHSLADSGVPMVGVTTPDFENVPVVTIDEEAAVTMAAEHLLALGHRRFGYLGGPDWHPIEQVRCRGFLAALARSGIPADAVTRYPGDFRISSGIQAAATFLAQGERPSAVFAASDEMAIGFMKEVRRGGVSIPGDLSLMGFDGIPFAEFCEPPLTTIRQPREGIGRKAAELLLRLMQGRELAPEEHAVRFAPELQTGGTTAPPGN